A stretch of Desulfobacterales bacterium DNA encodes these proteins:
- the guaB gene encoding IMP dehydrogenase translates to MSHKPLEEAYSFDDVLLLPNYSEILPKDIDTRTRLTKNLSLNIPIVSAAMDTVTEARAAISMARSGGIGFVHRNINIENQAKEVDKVKKSESGMIIDPVTIRPHQSVSDVLKLMEQYRISGVPVTEGKKLVGIVTNRDLRFETNLEKPISEVMTKDNLVTVNEGISLEESKKLLHKHRIEKLLVVDKHGQLTGMITIKDIEKIKKYPNACKDSRGRLRVGAAVGVGPDMLPRAEALLRAGADVLLIDTSHGHSMNVVDAVKTLKASFDDIELIAGNVATEKGAEDLIKAGVDGLKVGIGPGSICTTRIVGGVGVPQITAIMNCRNISNKTGVPLIADGGIKFSGDITKAIGAGAHVVMIGGLFAGAEESPGEIIIFQGRSYKVYRGMGSLEAMKQGSKDRYYQGDDPGDDKLVPEGIVGRVPYRGSLTENVFQLIGGLKAGMGYVGSSTIEELRQKAMFIKITAAGMRESHVHDVIITKEAPNYRLD, encoded by the coding sequence CAGCCTTAATATTCCGATTGTCAGCGCTGCAATGGATACTGTTACCGAGGCACGTGCCGCGATAAGCATGGCGCGGTCGGGCGGTATAGGGTTTGTCCATCGCAATATCAATATTGAAAACCAGGCAAAGGAAGTGGATAAGGTCAAGAAGTCTGAAAGCGGGATGATTATTGATCCTGTAACGATTCGTCCGCACCAGTCCGTCAGTGATGTGCTCAAGCTTATGGAGCAATACCGGATTTCAGGTGTTCCGGTGACTGAAGGCAAAAAACTGGTGGGGATTGTGACAAATCGTGACCTCAGATTTGAAACCAATCTGGAAAAACCGATCTCCGAGGTCATGACAAAAGACAACCTCGTTACGGTTAACGAGGGGATATCCCTGGAGGAATCGAAAAAACTGCTGCACAAGCACCGGATTGAAAAACTTCTGGTGGTAGATAAGCATGGCCAGCTGACCGGTATGATAACTATAAAGGATATCGAGAAGATAAAAAAATATCCAAATGCCTGTAAAGACAGCAGGGGAAGACTGCGTGTCGGAGCAGCCGTGGGCGTTGGCCCGGACATGCTGCCGAGAGCGGAGGCTCTTTTACGTGCCGGCGCCGATGTCCTGCTGATTGATACTTCTCACGGCCATTCCATGAATGTGGTGGATGCGGTAAAGACGTTAAAAGCCTCGTTTGATGATATAGAATTGATAGCCGGAAATGTGGCGACGGAAAAAGGCGCGGAAGATCTGATAAAGGCCGGAGTAGACGGGCTGAAGGTAGGTATCGGTCCCGGTTCCATTTGTACAACCCGCATCGTGGGGGGCGTTGGCGTGCCTCAGATAACAGCGATAATGAATTGCCGGAACATCTCCAATAAAACCGGAGTGCCGTTGATTGCAGACGGTGGAATTAAATTTTCCGGAGACATTACCAAGGCAATTGGTGCCGGAGCACATGTGGTCATGATCGGAGGCCTGTTTGCCGGAGCCGAGGAAAGCCCCGGTGAAATCATAATTTTTCAGGGGCGAAGCTATAAAGTCTATCGAGGCATGGGGTCTTTGGAAGCCATGAAACAGGGCAGCAAGGATCGGTATTATCAGGGTGATGATCCCGGGGATGATAAACTGGTTCCGGAAGGAATCGTGGGACGGGTCCCTTATCGTGGTTCTTTAACCGAAAATGTCTTCCAGTTGATCGGCGGTCTGAAGGCCGGAATGGGATACGTAGGTTCCAGTACAATTGAGGAATTGAGACAAAAGGCAATGTTTATAAAAATCACAGCGGCGGGAATGAGAGAAAGCCATGTCCATGATGTGATCATCACCAAAGAAGCCCCCAATTATCGTCTGGACTAA